GCGCTCCATGCGCAACGACAGCGTTTCCATGCTCAAGAGCAGAAGCCAGGCATTGAACGGTGACAGCGCCGCACCCAGGTAGCGCATTGGGCCCTTGCGCAAATCACGGATAAGCTGCTTTGAGCCAATCACGACGCCCGAAAGGCTCGTCGCATTGCCGGAAAGGTACTTGCTCGCTGAATGGATGATGATATCCGCGCCCAGTGCAAACGGCTGCTGCAGCGCGGGCGAGCAGATCGTGTTGTCCACAATAAGGGGAATTTTATGCGCATGGGCCAGCTTCGCCAGCTCGGGTATGTCCGCGACGCTCAAGGATGGATTGCTCGGCGATTCCACGTAAAGAAACTGGGTCTTGGCCGTGATCGCTTTTTCCCACGCAGCCAAATCGGTCGGTTCGGTGATCCAGTGGACCTTTACCCCTGTTTTGGCGAGCCCGGCCTCGTATAAGACGAAAGTGCCGCCATAGACGCGGTTCGAGGACACGATTTCGTCGCCGTGGGAGCAGAGGTGGTGGGTGATCAGGTGGATCGCAGCCATGCCCGATGAGGTAGCCAACGCCGCTTCCCCGCC
The Candidatus Aminicenantes bacterium DNA segment above includes these coding regions:
- a CDS encoding aminotransferase class I/II-fold pyridoxal phosphate-dependent enzyme, with the translated sequence MKKWKFDTIALHGAFQGMKPNTMTVPIYQSLAYPFDDVQQGADAYAAAKEGLFCYGRWDNPTVDVFEKRIAMLEGGEAALATSSGMAAIHLITHHLCSHGDEIVSSNRVYGGTFVLYEAGLAKTGVKVHWITEPTDLAAWEKAITAKTQFLYVESPSNPSLSVADIPELAKLAHAHKIPLIVDNTICSPALQQPFALGADIIIHSASKYLSGNATSLSGVVIGSKQLIRDLRKGPMRYLGAALSPFNAWLLLLSMETLSLRMERHSANALALAKFLEGHDKIASVNYPGLESHKGYYLAKKQMKACSALLSFILKGTYNDAVKIIESLGL